Within Burkholderia latens, the genomic segment ATAGGACGAAGTCAAACCGATATCGTGGAACATGGACGCAACGTAGAGCAGTTCCGGGTCGAAGGCGACGCCATTTCGTTTTCCTAGCAGTGCGCCCCAGAGGTAGACGCGCGTCGAGTGATTGAACAGTAATTCGCTTTCCGTGTCGCGAATGAGCTGCGCGACCTCGCGCGCGAGCTGGCTGTCGGGAATGACGACGCCGAGCATGTCGCTCGCCGGCGCTGTTTTATTCTGCTTCATCGGGTGACCTCAGCTGTCAAGAGCGTGCGCTTCCCGCGCTACGCTTGGCTTGCCGACCGCCTCATGTGGGCGGTCGGTTCCGCGCCGAAACTGACCGGCGGCGTTACACCGAGGAAGTTACGCTTCGCGTGGGTTATGAAACAGGCCCAAGATCGAGCAATCCGAATGTACTATCGCCCCCATGACAACGCTCTCCATTGGCCTCGATCGCGCCGGCCGCACCTCGCTATCGGCACAAATTTACGGATCGATCCGGGACGCGATCGAATCGGGGCAGCTTGCCGCTGGCGCGAGGCTGCCGTCTTGGTCGGATCTCGCCACGCAGCTCGGCGTGTCACGGGGCACTGTGCGGGCCGCGTATGAACGGCTGATCGACGAGCAGTTCGCGATCGGCCTTGGGGCGGCCGGCACCCGGGTAACCGCGCGGCCTTTGGCGGCAGCGACCGGATGGTCGCCGGAGGCGCCGCCGCTGCCGGATCTTTTCTACGACTTCAGCGCGGCGCCTTTGGCCTTTCAAATGGGCGTGCCTTCCCAAGACGCCTTTCCGTTTAAGCTCTGGTCGCGCATTCAGGCGCGCGCGGCACGCCGGGCGGCAGCGGCTCCTGTCTGCTACCCCGATCCGCGCGGCGATCCGGAGTTGCGACAGGAGATCGCGGCGTATCTTGGCGTCTCCCGTGGACTTAGATGCAGTCCCTCCCAGGTCTTTGTCGCGGCAGGTTTCTCCGGATCGCTCAATCTGGCGATTCGGGGCCTGCGCCTAGAAGGTCGACAAGCCTGGATGGAAGATCCGGGCTTTCCGCTCACGCGCACGGCGCTCGAGCTGGCCGGCATGACCGTGGCAGGGGTCCCTGTGGACGCGGACGGGTTTGATATCCACGCAGGCATCCGGTTCGCGCCCAAAGCGGCACTGGCGGTAGTAACGCCCGGCCAGCAGGCTCCGCTCGGTATGACGATGTCGCTCGCCCGACGGATTTCGCTCTTAGGCTGGGCCAAACAACACGACGCCTGGATTGTCGAGGACGATTATCTCGGCGAGCTGCAGTTGAAAGGACGCGCCGCCCCGGCGCTTGCCTCGCTCGATCAGGACGGGCGAGTGCTGCACATCGGCACCTTTAGCAAGACGATCAGTCCAGCACTGCGCCTTGGATTTCTCGTAGTCCCGCCGGATATGGTGCGCTGCTTTGGCGACGTCGCAGCGTGTCTGGCGCCTGCCCCGGCCGCATCCGAGCAGCACGCCGTGACCGAGTTCATGCATGACGGGCACTACCTTCGCCATCTGCGGCGAATGAAGCGTCTTTACGCCGCCCGACAGCAAGCGCTGGTTCGTTGTCTGAAGGACCTGGGCTCGGATTCGATGAAAGTGCAGGCCGCCGCAGGAATGACTGTCGTGGTCGCACTTCCCCCGTCCGTATCGGATCTCGATGTCGCCGCGCGAGCCCGAGCTTTCGGGTTGGCCCCAGTTCCTCTCTCACCCTGGTACACGAGCAAGCCGGCGCAGCAGGGGCTGCTACTCGGTGTGACCAACCTGGATGAGAGAACCCTGGCGGCCAATTGTTCGCGCCTGCTGGAGCTCATTCTCGGACGCCACTAACGGACAAACGGCGCCAGCTCTCCCGTCGCCTCTTGGTACATTGAAAATGTTCATTCCTGGTGCTTTTGGGTACCCGCATGTCGCTCGACAATGCAGAGACACAAAGGAGCCTGATACCCATGAACATTCAATCGATTGTAGGAACAGCATGCGCGGTCGTGGCCTTCGGGATAGCCGTGCCGGCCGTTGCGCATGGCACGGCA encodes:
- a CDS encoding PLP-dependent aminotransferase family protein encodes the protein MTTLSIGLDRAGRTSLSAQIYGSIRDAIESGQLAAGARLPSWSDLATQLGVSRGTVRAAYERLIDEQFAIGLGAAGTRVTARPLAAATGWSPEAPPLPDLFYDFSAAPLAFQMGVPSQDAFPFKLWSRIQARAARRAAAAPVCYPDPRGDPELRQEIAAYLGVSRGLRCSPSQVFVAAGFSGSLNLAIRGLRLEGRQAWMEDPGFPLTRTALELAGMTVAGVPVDADGFDIHAGIRFAPKAALAVVTPGQQAPLGMTMSLARRISLLGWAKQHDAWIVEDDYLGELQLKGRAAPALASLDQDGRVLHIGTFSKTISPALRLGFLVVPPDMVRCFGDVAACLAPAPAASEQHAVTEFMHDGHYLRHLRRMKRLYAARQQALVRCLKDLGSDSMKVQAAAGMTVVVALPPSVSDLDVAARARAFGLAPVPLSPWYTSKPAQQGLLLGVTNLDERTLAANCSRLLELILGRH